In a genomic window of Candidatus Eisenbacteria bacterium:
- a CDS encoding lipopolysaccharide biosynthesis protein, with protein sequence MSNEVRKQMAHGVKWMVLFKMAERSLGFISTLILVRLLSPADFGITAMAVSFIAMAETVTSFSFDLNLIQNQNATEEHYHTAWTCNVLLGLSITLMMLAAAPAIASFYKHPELFWVVCALALGPLISGCENIGVVAFRKDMRFKREFAFQLSRKIVGFLVVVPLAYTLRNYWALVVGILTSKFIGTTISYLVHPFRPRYSLAEVRGLLGFSKWMLILNVLSFLKEGMSNFVLGRLLGAAPLGVYNVSYEIASMPTTELSAPINRALVPGFARIAQDPESTRTTYSTAMGILALVAVPAATGIFAMAPYIVPVLLGPKWLAGIPVMEILAFSGGLGLFHSSMGAVLIATGRPDRATKTTGLFVAVLMALLALLVPGYGLRGAAYAMLTASILTTPVFLYQTWRGIGVPATVFLAAAARPVLASLAMAALLRYCLPEWTPVMSPPVAIGWTVGGIALGIAAYALGILLLWLAARRPAGAERALAEWLRQRLVRRG encoded by the coding sequence ATGAGCAATGAAGTCCGGAAGCAGATGGCGCACGGCGTGAAGTGGATGGTCCTGTTCAAGATGGCCGAACGCAGTCTCGGCTTCATCAGCACGCTGATCCTGGTGCGCCTGCTCTCGCCGGCCGACTTTGGAATCACCGCGATGGCCGTATCGTTCATCGCCATGGCTGAAACGGTTACCTCGTTCAGCTTCGACCTCAATCTCATCCAGAACCAGAACGCCACCGAGGAGCACTACCATACTGCCTGGACCTGCAACGTGCTGCTGGGGCTTTCCATCACGCTGATGATGCTCGCAGCCGCACCCGCGATCGCGAGTTTCTACAAGCACCCCGAGCTGTTCTGGGTCGTATGCGCCTTGGCGTTAGGGCCACTGATCTCGGGCTGCGAAAACATCGGAGTCGTGGCGTTCCGCAAGGACATGCGATTCAAGCGTGAGTTCGCCTTCCAGTTGAGCCGCAAGATAGTCGGCTTCCTGGTCGTAGTGCCCCTCGCCTACACCCTTCGCAACTACTGGGCGCTGGTCGTCGGAATCCTGACATCGAAGTTCATCGGGACCACGATCAGTTACCTGGTGCACCCGTTCCGCCCGCGCTACTCGCTGGCCGAGGTGCGCGGGCTGCTGGGATTCTCCAAATGGATGCTGATCCTCAACGTCCTCAGCTTCCTGAAGGAGGGCATGTCGAATTTTGTTCTGGGGCGCCTGCTCGGCGCGGCGCCGCTGGGTGTTTACAACGTCAGCTACGAAATCGCCAGCATGCCGACGACCGAGCTCTCGGCCCCGATCAACCGCGCACTGGTCCCCGGATTCGCCCGCATCGCCCAAGACCCGGAATCGACGCGGACCACCTACAGCACCGCGATGGGAATACTGGCGTTGGTCGCGGTTCCTGCTGCCACGGGCATCTTTGCCATGGCGCCTTACATCGTTCCGGTACTGCTGGGGCCGAAATGGCTCGCCGGCATCCCCGTCATGGAAATTCTCGCCTTCAGTGGTGGGCTCGGCTTGTTTCACTCGTCGATGGGCGCCGTGCTGATCGCGACCGGCCGCCCAGACCGTGCCACCAAAACCACGGGCTTGTTCGTCGCGGTGCTGATGGCCCTGCTCGCACTGCTGGTCCCGGGCTACGGACTAAGAGGCGCCGCGTACGCCATGCTGACCGCATCGATCCTGACCACGCCTGTGTTCCTGTACCAGACTTGGCGCGGAATCGGGGTTCCCGCAACGGTGTTCCTCGCGGCAGCGGCGCGTCCCGTTCTTGCCTCCCTCGCCATGGCGGCACTGCTGCGCTATTGCCTGCCCGAATGGACCCCCGTCATGAGCCCGCCGGTCGCGATCGGCTGGACCGTCGGGGGGATTGCACTCGGGATCGCCGCCTACGCACTGGGCATACTGCTCCTGTGGCTCGCCGCGCGGCGTCCCGCGGGCGCGGAGCGCGCCTTGGCCGAGTGGCTGCGGCAGCGGCTCGTGAGACGCGGCTAG